One Fontisphaera persica DNA window includes the following coding sequences:
- a CDS encoding phosphopantothenoylcysteine decarboxylase, translating to MQCLVTAGPTYEPLDEVRRLTNFSTGALGCRLAAALRQAGHAVCLLLSEQATAAPPAGWTGNIRRFSTTQSLHDQLAALAGPSIQAVFHAAAVSDFTFGRIYRQLAAGQLQEIHGAKIESRGAPLLAELTPTPKLLPRMAGWFPRALIVGWKYELEGTPDDALAKARRQLEEARTHACVLNGRAYGPGFALVTPGHPPRHCDDQPALFAALLRLLGEHPPR from the coding sequence ATGCAATGCCTGGTCACCGCCGGCCCCACGTACGAGCCGCTCGATGAAGTCCGCCGCCTCACCAATTTTTCCACCGGCGCCCTCGGCTGCCGGCTGGCCGCCGCCCTCCGGCAGGCGGGCCATGCAGTGTGCCTCCTCCTCAGCGAACAGGCCACCGCCGCGCCCCCCGCCGGCTGGACCGGCAACATCCGGCGATTCTCCACCACGCAAAGCCTGCACGACCAGCTCGCTGCCCTCGCCGGCCCCAGCATCCAGGCCGTGTTTCATGCCGCCGCCGTGAGCGACTTCACCTTCGGCCGCATCTATCGCCAGTTGGCCGCCGGCCAGTTGCAGGAAATTCACGGAGCGAAAATCGAATCCCGCGGCGCCCCTTTGCTGGCCGAACTGACCCCCACCCCCAAGCTCCTTCCCCGCATGGCCGGCTGGTTTCCCCGCGCCCTGATTGTCGGATGGAAATACGAACTCGAGGGCACGCCCGACGATGCCCTCGCCAAAGCCCGGCGCCAGCTCGAGGAAGCCCGCACTCACGCCTGCGTCCTCAACGGCCGCGCCTACGGCCCCGGCTTTGCCCTGGTCACGCCCGGTCATCCCCCCCGGCACTGCGACGACCAGCCCGCGCTGTTTGCCGCCCTCCTTCGCCTGCTGGGCGAGCACCCGCCCCGTTGA
- the recG gene encoding ATP-dependent DNA helicase RecG — protein sequence MHYAQAVDSAKPATCILNQPVTCLWGVGAERAELLGKLGIQTVEDLLLHRPRRYEDRRQTVPIGTLQPGQTALVRGRVVVHGVKYYQRRSKSVYELILEDGSGRLYCHWWNLPFMEKYFRVGDEVIVFGAVRHLRPATMDHPETEVLEADEEAGAHFERITPVYPLTEGLTQRWLRGLVWRTLRQLAHQISETHPELVQAGYLPRGEALNRLHFPAEMEEVERARRRLAMEELLELQLRLQSRRLKLQERARPLPCGGDNNRLIKPFLARLAFKLTQAQTRVLREIRQDMSGKCPMRRLLQGDVGTGKTVVAACAALMALESGYDAALMAPTTLLAEQHYQTFRQWLAPLGVPVVLHISGRPAEVAGTASPQLAIGTHALLTEDFAPPRLGLVIIDEQHKFGVAQREALVRKGRYPHLLIMTATPIPRTLGLTLYGDLDVSVLDERPVGRGHIRTFVRTPDKAPKVWEFVRQQLEAGRQAYVVYPRLEEGDSENGLKALLEEGEQVRRLLQPWRVGVAHGRMPAAERERVMADFRANRTQVLLATSVIEVGVDVPNATVMVVENAERFGLAQLHQLRGRIGRGAHASYCILLAGTKTPEALERLETLVKHEDGFAIAEEDLRLRGPGELTGQAQSGLPDFRFADLRRDLSLVEAARELARRQLGGGGA from the coding sequence ATGCATTACGCTCAAGCCGTGGACAGCGCAAAGCCTGCAACATGCATTCTGAATCAGCCGGTGACCTGTTTGTGGGGCGTCGGCGCTGAGCGCGCGGAATTGTTGGGCAAGCTGGGGATTCAAACCGTTGAAGACCTGCTCTTGCATCGTCCCCGCCGTTATGAAGACCGGCGGCAAACGGTGCCGATTGGGACGTTACAACCGGGACAAACGGCTCTGGTGCGGGGACGGGTTGTCGTGCATGGGGTGAAATATTACCAGCGCCGCAGCAAATCGGTGTATGAGCTGATTCTTGAGGACGGCTCCGGACGGCTGTACTGCCATTGGTGGAATCTGCCGTTCATGGAGAAATATTTTCGGGTGGGAGACGAGGTGATTGTGTTTGGCGCCGTGCGGCATTTGCGGCCGGCCACGATGGATCATCCCGAAACCGAAGTATTGGAGGCGGACGAGGAGGCGGGGGCGCATTTTGAGCGCATCACGCCGGTGTATCCCCTGACGGAGGGATTGACGCAACGGTGGTTGCGGGGACTGGTGTGGCGTACGTTGCGGCAGTTGGCGCATCAGATTTCTGAGACGCATCCGGAGCTGGTGCAAGCCGGTTATCTGCCGCGGGGCGAGGCGCTGAACCGGCTGCATTTTCCCGCGGAGATGGAGGAGGTGGAGCGGGCGCGGCGGCGGCTGGCGATGGAAGAGCTGCTGGAGCTGCAACTTCGGCTGCAAAGCCGGCGGCTGAAGTTGCAGGAGCGCGCCCGGCCGCTGCCATGCGGCGGGGATAACAACCGGCTAATCAAGCCATTTTTGGCGCGCCTGGCGTTCAAGCTTACGCAGGCTCAGACGCGTGTTTTGCGGGAAATCCGCCAGGACATGAGTGGGAAGTGTCCCATGCGGCGGTTGTTGCAGGGGGATGTGGGGACAGGGAAGACGGTAGTGGCGGCTTGTGCGGCGTTGATGGCGTTGGAAAGTGGTTATGATGCCGCGCTGATGGCGCCCACGACGCTGTTGGCGGAGCAGCATTATCAGACCTTCCGCCAGTGGCTGGCGCCGCTGGGGGTGCCGGTGGTTCTGCACATCTCCGGGCGGCCGGCGGAGGTGGCCGGGACGGCCTCGCCGCAGTTGGCGATTGGGACGCATGCGCTGTTGACAGAGGATTTCGCGCCGCCGCGGCTGGGATTGGTAATCATTGATGAACAGCACAAGTTTGGGGTGGCTCAACGGGAGGCGCTGGTGCGCAAGGGGCGCTATCCGCACTTGCTCATCATGACGGCCACGCCCATTCCACGGACGCTGGGGCTGACGTTGTATGGGGATTTGGATGTTTCGGTGCTGGATGAACGGCCGGTGGGGCGGGGGCACATCCGCACGTTTGTCCGCACGCCGGACAAGGCGCCCAAGGTGTGGGAATTTGTGCGGCAGCAGCTCGAGGCGGGCCGGCAGGCCTATGTGGTTTATCCGCGGCTGGAAGAGGGCGACAGCGAGAACGGCTTGAAGGCGCTGCTGGAGGAAGGGGAGCAGGTGCGGCGGCTGCTGCAGCCGTGGCGGGTGGGCGTGGCGCACGGGCGGATGCCGGCGGCGGAGCGGGAGCGGGTGATGGCGGATTTTCGGGCCAATCGCACGCAAGTGCTGCTGGCCACCAGCGTGATTGAGGTGGGGGTGGACGTGCCCAACGCGACGGTGATGGTGGTGGAGAACGCGGAGCGTTTTGGACTGGCGCAACTGCATCAACTTCGCGGGCGCATCGGGCGGGGCGCGCATGCGTCCTATTGCATATTGCTGGCAGGCACCAAAACTCCGGAGGCGCTGGAACGGCTGGAAACGCTGGTGAAGCATGAGGATGGCTTTGCAATTGCCGAGGAAGATTTGCGGTTGCGGGGGCCGGGGGAATTGACCGGCCAGGCGCAAAGCGGGCTGCCGGATTTTCGTTTTGCTGATTTGCGCCGTGATTTAAGCCTGGTGGAGGCCGCCCGGGAGCTGGCCCGCCGACAGTTGGGGGGCGGGGGAGCGTGA
- a CDS encoding tetratricopeptide repeat protein — MKPLGFPDSHYLSAAHGWLELGLVSEAEAELQRLAPAHRQHPEVLRLLCRVAWENQRWRQCAEAARSLAQAAPEDSAGWVYLAHSLHQLGRTTEAYQLLSQVQDTAKPDPGMALGLSCLACCLGHWEESQDWLARAFELAAQPHEREQLKARALIEPALAPLRDIIQHLA, encoded by the coding sequence ATGAAACCGTTGGGCTTTCCCGACTCGCATTATCTTTCTGCCGCCCATGGATGGCTCGAATTGGGGCTTGTCTCCGAAGCCGAAGCCGAGCTTCAGCGCCTCGCCCCCGCCCATCGTCAACATCCGGAAGTCTTGCGCTTGCTCTGCCGGGTGGCCTGGGAAAACCAGCGCTGGCGTCAGTGCGCCGAAGCCGCCCGAAGCCTCGCGCAGGCAGCGCCCGAGGATAGCGCCGGCTGGGTGTACCTCGCACACAGCCTCCACCAATTGGGCAGAACCACCGAAGCGTATCAGTTGCTGAGCCAGGTGCAGGACACTGCGAAACCAGACCCGGGAATGGCCTTGGGGCTCTCCTGCCTGGCCTGCTGTCTGGGGCATTGGGAGGAAAGCCAGGATTGGCTCGCCCGCGCCTTCGAGCTGGCCGCCCAGCCCCACGAACGCGAACAACTCAAGGCAAGGGCGCTTATTGAACCGGCGCTGGCCCCCCTGCGCGACATCATCCAGCATCTGGCCTGA
- a CDS encoding diacylglycerol/lipid kinase family protein, with protein MRYYLLVNPVSGNRSAMVTAERVQRLLQEAGHEARLEATTARGDAERRARAAMAAGCDAVIVSGGDGTLQEVAAALAGTPVALGVLPRGRCNDFARAVGVSRHAPPERLAETILAGKTRAVDLGIAGSRVFLTVATLGFDSEASRFVETRQLWLRGTAAYLYAVLRVLAHFQFPVVRLRGEFGAYEGRILLAATANSPSYGGAMMIAPGAVPDDGRFHLTLVEQVSRWTVVRMLPRVMRGTHLTHPRVRVLTSAWVEYETPQAPLWICADGESLCRTPCRFEVRARCLRVLIP; from the coding sequence ATGCGGTATTACCTGCTGGTCAACCCCGTCTCAGGCAACCGTTCCGCAATGGTCACCGCGGAGCGGGTCCAACGCCTTTTGCAGGAGGCGGGGCATGAGGCCCGGCTGGAAGCCACCACTGCCCGAGGGGATGCCGAAAGGCGGGCGCGCGCCGCGATGGCGGCCGGATGCGATGCGGTCATTGTCTCGGGTGGCGATGGGACCTTGCAGGAGGTGGCCGCGGCTCTGGCGGGGACGCCGGTGGCATTGGGTGTGTTGCCGCGCGGGCGGTGCAATGATTTTGCGCGGGCGGTGGGGGTGTCGCGGCATGCCCCGCCGGAGCGGCTGGCGGAAACCATATTGGCCGGAAAAACACGGGCGGTGGATTTGGGCATCGCCGGCTCGCGTGTGTTTTTGACGGTGGCGACCTTGGGTTTTGATTCCGAGGCCAGCCGTTTTGTGGAGACCCGGCAATTATGGTTGCGCGGGACGGCGGCCTACCTTTACGCCGTTTTGCGGGTGCTTGCGCATTTCCAGTTTCCAGTGGTGCGCCTGCGGGGCGAGTTTGGCGCGTATGAGGGGCGCATTTTGCTGGCGGCGACGGCCAATTCGCCCAGTTACGGGGGCGCGATGATGATTGCGCCGGGGGCGGTGCCGGATGACGGGCGATTTCACCTTACTTTGGTGGAGCAGGTCTCGCGGTGGACGGTGGTGCGGATGCTGCCGCGGGTGATGCGGGGCACGCATCTCACGCATCCGCGCGTGCGTGTGCTGACCAGCGCGTGGGTGGAATACGAGACGCCGCAGGCTCCCCTGTGGATTTGTGCGGATGGGGAGTCCCTGTGTCGGACGCCGTGCCGCTTCGAGGTGCGTGCGCGGTGCCTGCGGGTGCTCATTCCTTGA
- a CDS encoding Gfo/Idh/MocA family protein, whose protein sequence is METTRRAFLRTSAKAVTGAALVAAVARPGYAAENNTIQVALIGCGGRGTGAADNALSTKSGPIKLVAMADVFEGKLNRSFESLSNKYANSGKFDVPEERKFLGFDAAKKAMDCLRKGDIAIFATPPAFRWPYFQYAIEKGLNVFMEKPVTVDGPTTRKMLELAERSEKLNLKVGVGLMVRHCKGRQELHKRIADGQIGDIVLMRAYRTGGTAATVGRRPANMNETLYQIQRFHAFLWASGGVFSDYNIHQIDECSWMKNAWPVRAHAVGGRHYRGDSLDQNFDSYSIEYTYPDGTKLWFTGRHMPGCHNEFASYVHGTKGSGIVSTNAHTPGRVRLFKSHNISSEDLIWAFPQPEPSPYQLEWDDLVEAIRKDLPYNEAKRGAIASLVTSMGRMAAHTGQIITYEDMLNCEHEFAPGIDKVTMDSPAPLQLGADGRYPVPQPGKLGKREY, encoded by the coding sequence ATGGAAACGACTCGCCGCGCATTTTTGCGTACTTCTGCCAAAGCGGTGACTGGCGCCGCGCTTGTGGCCGCCGTGGCCCGCCCCGGTTATGCTGCTGAAAACAACACGATTCAAGTGGCCTTGATTGGCTGCGGTGGCCGGGGTACCGGCGCTGCGGACAACGCCCTTTCCACCAAGAGCGGCCCCATCAAACTGGTGGCCATGGCGGATGTATTTGAGGGCAAGCTCAACCGCAGCTTTGAAAGCCTGAGCAACAAGTACGCGAACAGCGGCAAGTTTGACGTGCCGGAGGAGCGGAAGTTTCTGGGCTTTGACGCCGCCAAAAAGGCCATGGATTGTTTGCGGAAGGGGGACATTGCAATCTTTGCCACGCCGCCGGCCTTTCGCTGGCCCTATTTCCAATATGCGATCGAGAAGGGGCTTAATGTGTTCATGGAGAAGCCGGTTACCGTGGACGGCCCCACCACCCGCAAGATGCTGGAGCTGGCCGAGCGCTCCGAGAAGCTCAACCTGAAGGTGGGGGTGGGTTTGATGGTGCGGCATTGCAAGGGACGGCAGGAATTGCACAAGCGCATTGCGGACGGGCAGATTGGGGACATTGTCCTGATGCGCGCGTATCGCACCGGCGGCACGGCGGCGACGGTCGGGCGCAGGCCGGCGAACATGAATGAGACGTTGTATCAAATCCAGCGCTTCCATGCGTTCCTGTGGGCCAGCGGGGGCGTTTTCAGCGACTACAACATCCACCAGATTGACGAGTGCTCGTGGATGAAAAATGCGTGGCCGGTGCGGGCGCATGCGGTGGGGGGGCGCCATTACCGGGGGGATTCGCTGGACCAGAACTTTGACAGTTACTCCATCGAATATACCTATCCTGACGGCACCAAGCTGTGGTTCACGGGCCGGCACATGCCTGGGTGCCATAATGAATTTGCCAGCTATGTGCACGGGACCAAAGGCTCGGGCATTGTGAGCACCAATGCCCACACGCCAGGGCGGGTGCGGCTGTTCAAATCGCACAACATTTCCAGCGAGGACCTGATTTGGGCCTTTCCGCAGCCGGAGCCCAGCCCGTATCAGTTGGAGTGGGACGATTTGGTGGAGGCCATTCGCAAAGACCTGCCCTACAACGAAGCCAAGCGCGGCGCGATTGCCAGCCTGGTGACCTCGATGGGCCGCATGGCGGCGCATACCGGCCAGATTATTACCTATGAGGACATGCTCAACTGTGAGCATGAATTTGCGCCGGGCATTGACAAGGTCACCATGGATAGTCCGGCCCCGCTGCAACTGGGAGCGGACGGCCGTTATCCGGTGCCGCAACCGGGCAAGTTGGGCAAGCGCGAGTATTGA
- a CDS encoding MqnA/MqnD/SBP family protein: MNERLLTLGHSPDPDDAFMFYALAKELLPTPGFRFQHILQDIQTLNERATRGELDITAISIHAYAYVCDQYALLPSGASMGDGYGPMLVARQHLSREEIARRRIAVPGVMTSAFLALQLWLERPAREFNHVVVPFDQIFAAVRRGEADVGLIIHEGQLTYQNEGLVVCEDLGAWWGRQQDGLPLPLGGNVIHKRFAPADRKRISDWLTASIRYSLEHRPEAVEYALQFARDMGRALADRFVGMYVNHWTLDYGERGRESIRRFLGLAFERGLIPRAPELEFVT; encoded by the coding sequence ATGAATGAACGTTTGCTGACGCTGGGGCACTCGCCGGACCCGGATGATGCCTTCATGTTTTACGCGCTGGCCAAGGAGCTGCTGCCCACGCCGGGTTTCCGTTTTCAACATATTTTGCAGGATATTCAGACCTTGAATGAGCGCGCCACCCGGGGCGAGCTGGACATCACGGCCATCAGCATCCATGCTTATGCGTATGTTTGCGACCAGTATGCGCTGCTGCCCAGCGGGGCGAGCATGGGCGATGGTTACGGCCCGATGCTGGTGGCCCGACAACATTTGAGCCGCGAGGAAATCGCTCGACGGCGCATTGCGGTGCCGGGGGTGATGACCAGCGCTTTTCTAGCGCTGCAACTGTGGCTTGAACGGCCGGCGCGGGAGTTCAACCATGTGGTGGTGCCCTTTGACCAGATTTTTGCGGCCGTGCGCCGTGGCGAGGCGGACGTGGGGCTGATCATCCATGAAGGCCAGCTTACCTATCAGAACGAGGGGCTGGTGGTGTGCGAGGATTTGGGAGCGTGGTGGGGCCGCCAGCAGGACGGCCTGCCCTTGCCGTTGGGCGGCAACGTCATTCACAAACGTTTTGCGCCGGCGGACCGGAAGCGCATCAGCGACTGGCTCACGGCCAGCATTCGCTACAGCCTGGAGCACCGGCCGGAGGCCGTGGAATACGCGCTGCAATTTGCCCGGGACATGGGCCGGGCTTTGGCGGATCGTTTTGTGGGCATGTATGTCAATCATTGGACGCTGGACTATGGCGAGCGCGGGCGGGAAAGCATCCGGCGTTTTTTGGGTCTGGCCTTTGAGCGGGGTCTGATTCCCCGCGCGCCGGAGCTGGAGTTTGTGACCTGA
- a CDS encoding DPP IV N-terminal domain-containing protein, translating into MLMVWLCLLAAGTTGLKSQITREDYQRAFQWSRLCEGKVLNARLTPHWFAGGERFWYRKELAGGAREFVVVDAVRGERRPAFDHARLAEALSRALKKEVPSHRLPMDALEWDAAGQWVQFRAEGKSWRLALASYALSEVPREAAKTENLAASRNVRPSRRTGEETSIRFINRTGQEVRLFWINPEGRPQAYGTLAAGAERDQHTFAGHVWQVTDGDGNTVAVFEAVEGGGEAVIEKPNRAAPSPAATEPARAARSREGLSPDGQWQAFYRENNVFLRRVSDQQEFALSTDGTAEDRYEGRFYWAPDSRKLVVMRVKQGDTRKVYYVESSPKDQLQPKLHSYDYLKPGDRVPQPMPQLFDVAQRRKIEIVPALFENPWSNQDVRWAADSSQFTFVHNRRGHQILRLIAVNAATGEARALIDERSATFIDYSGKFFLHYLERSGELIWMSERDGWNHLYLYDARTGKVKHQMTRGPWVVRGVERVDEERRQIWFRAGGIHPGQDPYYVHYARVNFDGSQLTLLTEGNGTHTVQFSPDRRFFIDTWSRVDAPPVHELRRAEDGRLVCVLETADASAMSQLGWRLPEPFVAKGRDGQTDIYGVIWRPTRLDPGKKYPVVERIYAGPQGSFTPKNFQPSHQGQAYAELGFIVVQMDGMGTSHRSKAFHDVCWKNLGDAGFPDRILWMKAAAQKYPYMDLSRVGIFGGSAGGQNAARALIAHPDFYKVAVADCGCHDNRMDKIWWNEQWMGWPVGPHYAEQSNVTQAHRLQGKLMLIVGEMDENVDPASTMQVVNALIKADKDFDLLVIPGVGHGAAETPYGNRRRMDFLVRHLHGIEPRNL; encoded by the coding sequence ATGTTGATGGTTTGGCTCTGCTTGCTGGCAGCAGGGACGACCGGCTTGAAGTCACAAATTACCAGGGAGGACTACCAGCGGGCATTTCAATGGAGCAGGCTTTGTGAGGGCAAGGTGTTGAACGCGCGCCTCACTCCCCACTGGTTCGCGGGCGGGGAGCGCTTTTGGTATCGCAAAGAGCTGGCGGGCGGGGCGCGTGAATTCGTGGTGGTGGATGCGGTGCGGGGGGAGCGGCGGCCGGCGTTTGACCATGCCCGGTTGGCGGAAGCGTTGAGCCGGGCCTTGAAAAAGGAGGTGCCATCCCACCGCCTGCCCATGGACGCCTTGGAATGGGACGCTGCGGGGCAATGGGTGCAATTCCGCGCTGAAGGAAAATCCTGGAGGCTGGCCCTGGCCAGTTATGCACTTTCCGAAGTGCCCCGCGAGGCGGCCAAAACGGAAAATCTGGCCGCCTCGCGCAATGTGCGGCCCTCCCGGCGGACGGGGGAGGAGACCTCCATCCGGTTCATCAATCGGACCGGGCAGGAAGTGCGGCTGTTCTGGATTAATCCTGAGGGCCGCCCGCAGGCGTATGGGACCCTGGCGGCCGGCGCGGAGCGGGACCAGCACACTTTTGCCGGGCATGTGTGGCAGGTGACGGATGGTGACGGCAATACGGTGGCGGTGTTTGAGGCGGTGGAAGGCGGCGGGGAGGCGGTGATTGAGAAGCCCAATCGGGCGGCTCCCTCTCCGGCAGCGACGGAGCCGGCGCGGGCTGCGCGTTCGCGCGAGGGGTTGTCGCCCGACGGGCAGTGGCAGGCGTTTTACCGGGAAAACAATGTTTTTTTGCGGCGGGTTTCTGACCAGCAGGAATTTGCGCTGAGCACGGATGGGACAGCGGAGGACCGTTATGAGGGGCGGTTCTACTGGGCGCCGGACAGCCGGAAGCTGGTGGTCATGCGCGTGAAACAGGGGGACACGCGCAAGGTGTATTACGTGGAGTCTTCCCCCAAGGACCAGTTGCAGCCCAAGCTGCATTCGTATGATTACCTCAAGCCGGGGGACCGCGTGCCGCAGCCGATGCCGCAGCTTTTCGATGTGGCGCAGCGCCGCAAAATTGAAATTGTTCCGGCGCTGTTTGAGAATCCGTGGTCCAATCAGGACGTGCGGTGGGCGGCGGATTCGAGTCAATTCACCTTTGTGCACAATCGGCGGGGGCATCAAATCTTGCGGTTGATTGCGGTGAATGCCGCTACCGGGGAAGCCCGGGCGCTCATAGACGAGCGCAGCGCCACGTTCATTGATTACTCGGGCAAGTTTTTTTTGCACTACCTGGAGCGGAGCGGCGAGCTGATTTGGATGTCGGAGCGGGACGGGTGGAATCATCTTTATCTATATGATGCACGCACGGGGAAGGTGAAGCATCAGATGACGCGCGGCCCGTGGGTGGTGCGCGGGGTGGAGCGGGTGGACGAGGAGCGTCGGCAAATATGGTTTCGGGCGGGGGGCATTCATCCCGGCCAGGATCCTTATTATGTGCATTATGCGCGGGTGAATTTTGACGGCAGCCAGCTCACGCTATTGACCGAGGGCAACGGCACGCACACGGTGCAATTTTCGCCGGACCGCCGGTTTTTCATAGATACCTGGTCGCGGGTGGACGCTCCGCCGGTGCATGAGCTGCGGCGGGCGGAGGACGGGCGGCTGGTGTGTGTGCTGGAGACGGCGGATGCCTCGGCCATGAGCCAGTTGGGGTGGCGGCTGCCGGAGCCGTTTGTGGCCAAAGGCCGCGATGGACAGACCGATATTTACGGGGTGATTTGGCGGCCCACGCGGTTGGACCCCGGCAAAAAATATCCGGTGGTGGAGCGGATTTATGCCGGCCCGCAAGGCTCCTTCACTCCCAAAAACTTTCAGCCCTCGCATCAGGGGCAGGCTTATGCGGAGCTGGGGTTCATTGTGGTGCAAATGGACGGCATGGGGACGTCGCATCGTTCTAAGGCGTTTCATGATGTTTGCTGGAAAAACCTCGGCGACGCCGGTTTCCCGGACCGCATCTTGTGGATGAAGGCGGCGGCGCAAAAGTATCCTTATATGGATTTGAGCCGCGTGGGCATTTTTGGCGGCTCGGCGGGCGGGCAAAATGCGGCGCGGGCCTTGATTGCGCATCCTGATTTTTACAAGGTGGCGGTGGCGGATTGTGGCTGCCATGACAACCGCATGGATAAAATCTGGTGGAATGAGCAATGGATGGGCTGGCCGGTGGGGCCGCATTATGCGGAGCAAAGCAATGTGACCCAGGCGCACCGTTTGCAGGGCAAATTAATGCTGATTGTGGGGGAGATGGATGAAAATGTGGACCCGGCGTCCACCATGCAGGTGGTCAATGCCCTGATTAAAGCCGACAAAGACTTCGACTTGCTCGTCATCCCGGGCGTGGGTCACGGCGCGGCGGAGACGCCTTACGGCAACCGGCGGCGCATGGATTTTCTCGTGCGCCATCTGCATGGCATCGAGCCGCGCAATCTGTAA